A single Nostoc sp. PCC 7107 DNA region contains:
- a CDS encoding leucine-rich repeat domain-containing protein, with protein MTDEELLQIIEQAAKDKLTELDLSNHQLSSLPPEICQLSNLKVLYLDNNQLSSLPPEICQLSNLTDLFLSDNQLSSLPPEICQLSNLTELYLNGNQLSSLPLEICQISNLMGLYFHNNQLSSLPPEICQLSNLTALYLSNNQLSSLPSEICQLSNLTELYLNGNQLSSLPPELCQLSNLKLLDLSNNQLSHLPSEIRQLSNLTELYLNGNQLSTLPPELCQLSNLTELDFSHNPLSSP; from the coding sequence GTGACAGACGAAGAACTGTTGCAAATTATTGAACAAGCTGCCAAGGACAAGCTAACAGAGTTAGATCTCTCTAATCATCAACTCAGCAGTTTGCCGCCAGAAATTTGCCAACTCTCCAACTTGAAGGTACTGTACCTCGATAACAATCAACTCAGTAGTTTACCGCCAGAAATTTGCCAACTCTCAAATTTGACGGATTTGTTTCTCTCTGACAATCAACTCAGTAGTTTGCCGCCAGAAATCTGTCAACTTTCCAACTTGACGGAACTATACTTAAATGGAAATCAACTCAGTAGTCTGCCGCTAGAAATTTGTCAAATCTCCAACTTGATGGGGCTGTACTTCCATAACAATCAACTGAGCAGCCTACCACCAGAAATCTGCCAACTTTCTAACTTAACAGCGTTGTATCTCTCTAATAATCAACTCAGTAGTCTGCCATCAGAAATCTGTCAACTTTCCAACTTGACAGAACTGTACCTGAATGGAAATCAACTCAGTAGTCTGCCACCAGAACTCTGTCAGCTCTCCAACTTGAAGTTGTTAGACCTCTCTAACAATCAACTGAGCCACTTACCATCAGAAATCCGTCAACTTTCCAACTTGACGGAACTGTACCTGAATGGAAATCAACTCAGCACTCTGCCACCAGAACTCTGTCAACTTTCCAACTTGACAGAGTTAGACTTCTCTCACAACCCCTTAAGCTCACCATAG